CGCCCAGGAACCGCTCGATCGAGCCGAACAGCGCGCGGTGGATCATCACCGGGCGCTGGCGCGTGCCGTCGGCGGCCTGGTACTCGAGGTCGAAGCGCTCGGGCAGGTTGAAGTCGAGCTGGATCGTGGACATCTGCCACGTCCGGCCGATCGCGTCCTTGGCCTGCACCGAGATCTTCGGGCCGTAGAAGGCGGCGCCGCCCGGGTCCGGCACAAGGTCCAGCCCCGAGGCGGTGGCGACCTCCTCGAGGGTGCGGGTGGCCTCCTCCCACGCGGCGTCGTCGCCGACGAACTTCTCCGGGTCCTTCGTGGAGAGCTCGAGGTAGAAGTCGTTCAGGCCGTAGTCCTTGAGCAGGTCCAGGACGAAGGTGAGCGTGGTGGTCAGCTCGTCCTTCATCTGCTCGCGGGTGCAGTAGATGTGGGCGTCGTCCTGGGTCATGCCGCGCACGCGGGTCAGGCCGTGGACCACGCCCGACTTCTCGTAGCGGTACACCGCCCCGAACTCGAACAGGCGCAGCGGCAGTTCGCGGTAGGACCGGCCGCGCGAGGCGAAGATCAGGTTGTGCATGGGGCAGTTCATCGGCTTGAGGTAGTAGTTCTGCCCCTGCCGCGTGACCTCCCCGGTGACGGGGTCGCGCTGCTCGTCGATGTGCATGGGCGGGAACATCCCGTCCGCGTACCAGTCCAGGTGTCCGGAGACCTCGTAGAGGTGCTGCTTGGTGATGTGCGGGGTGTAGACGAACTCGTAGCCGGCCTCGGTGTGGCGGCGGCGGGAGTAGTCCTCCATCTCCTTGCGGATGATGCCGCCGCGCGGGTGGAAGACCGGCAGCCCGGAGCCCAGCTCGTCCGGGAACGAGAACAGGTCCAGCTCGGCGCCGAGCTTGCGGTGGTCGCGGCGCTCGGCCTCGGCCAGCCGCTCCTGGTAGGCCTTCAGGTCATCCTTGGTGGGCCAGGCGGTGCCGTAGATGCGCTGGAGCTGCTTGTTCTTCTCGTTGCCGAGCCAGTACGCGGCGGCCGAGCGGGTCAGCGCGAAGGCGTTGGAGATGAGCTTGGTGTTCGGCAGGTGCGGGCCGCGGCACAGGTCGCACCAGACGGTCTCGCCGGACTTGCGGTCGACGTTGTCGTAGATGGTGATCTCGCCGGCGCCCACCTCGATGTTGGCGCCCTCGCCCACGGTGTCCGCGTCATCCTGCTTGCCCAGCAGCTCGAGCTTATACGGCTCGTCGGCCATCGCCTCGCGGGCCTCGTCCTCGGTGACGACCCGGCGCGCGAAGGACTGGTTCGCGTTGACGATCTTCTGCATGAGCTTCTCGATCGCCTTGAGGTCCTCCGGCGTGAAGGGCTCGTCGACGTCGAAGTCGAAGTAGAAGCCGTCCGTGATGTAGGGGCCGATGCCGAGCTTGGCCCCCGGGCGCAGCTGCTGCACGGCCTGCGCCATGACATGGGCGGTGGAGTGGCGCAGGACGTCCAGCCCGTCCTGCTCCGAGATGTCCACGCCCACGACGTCCGCGCCCGCCGGCACCGTCCGGCTGAGGTCCTGCAGCTCGCC
This genomic window from Citricoccus sp. SGAir0253 contains:
- the thrS gene encoding threonine--tRNA ligase; this encodes MSEAPQSEQITITVDAEPREVTSGTTGTELFAEQRTIVVMRVDGELQDLSRTVPAGADVVGVDISEQDGLDVLRHSTAHVMAQAVQQLRPGAKLGIGPYITDGFYFDFDVDEPFTPEDLKAIEKLMQKIVNANQSFARRVVTEDEAREAMADEPYKLELLGKQDDADTVGEGANIEVGAGEITIYDNVDRKSGETVWCDLCRGPHLPNTKLISNAFALTRSAAAYWLGNEKNKQLQRIYGTAWPTKDDLKAYQERLAEAERRDHRKLGAELDLFSFPDELGSGLPVFHPRGGIIRKEMEDYSRRRHTEAGYEFVYTPHITKQHLYEVSGHLDWYADGMFPPMHIDEQRDPVTGEVTRQGQNYYLKPMNCPMHNLIFASRGRSYRELPLRLFEFGAVYRYEKSGVVHGLTRVRGMTQDDAHIYCTREQMKDELTTTLTFVLDLLKDYGLNDFYLELSTKDPEKFVGDDAAWEEATRTLEEVATASGLDLVPDPGGAAFYGPKISVQAKDAIGRTWQMSTIQLDFNLPERFDLEYQAADGTRQRPVMIHRALFGSIERFLGVLTEHYAGAFPAWLAPEQVVAIPVAEAFNDYLADVVGKLRAAGIRARLDDGSDRFPKKIRTASKEKVPFVLIAGGEDAEAGAVSFRFRDGSQDNGVPVDEAIERIVGAVRNRETQ